The following proteins come from a genomic window of Daphnia carinata strain CSIRO-1 chromosome 8, CSIRO_AGI_Dcar_HiC_V3, whole genome shotgun sequence:
- the LOC130700127 gene encoding band 7 protein AGAP004871-like isoform X2 has protein sequence MCQAVQPMETADADCLFAVDAISGGLNTNRSTQEQYDNTSPVPLVLALANAGRRVFEPQRVISHYNHGQDDILRFASPSNAFIKTYADDSDTGIGICGWILTILCWLLVLVTMPFSFFICFKVVQEYERAVIFRLGRLLSGGAKGPGIFFILPCIETYTKVDLRTGVFDIPPQEVLTKDSVTVSVDAVVYFRVSNATVSVANVENAHHSTRLLAQTTLRNILGTKDLHEILGDRETISGSMQAALDEATESWGIKVERVEIKDVRLPVQLQRAMAAEAEASREARAKVIAAEGEFKASTALKEASMVIAESPAALQLRYLQTLSTISAEKNSTIIFPLPIDFLTQFMR, from the exons ATGTGTCAGGCAGTCCAACCGATGGAGACTGCTGATGCCGATTGTCTATTCGCCGTGGATGCTATtagtggtggactgaatacgAATCGTTCGACGCAAGAACAGTATGACAACACGTCGCCCGTCCCATTGGTCTTGGCTTTGGCTAATGCCGGAAGGCGAGTGTTTGAGCCGCAACGAGTCATCAGCCATTACAATCACGGACAAGACGATATCCTGCGATTCGCATCTCCCAGCAACGCCTTTATCAAAACTTATG ctGACGATAGCGACACGGGAATCGGAATTTGCGGATGGATCTTGACCATTCTCTGCTGGCTCCTCGTCCTGGTCACCATGCCGTTCTCCTTCTTCATTTGCTTCAAA GTGGTGCAGGAGTACGAGCGCGCCGTCATATTCCGGCTGGGACGTCTCCTCTCCGGCGGAGCCAAGGGACCCG GAATCTTCTTCATTTTGCCGTGCATCGAGACTTACACCAAAGTGGACTTGCGTACCGGCGTCTTCGACATTCCGCCCCAAGAG gtCTTGACGAAGGACAGCGTGACGGTGTCGGTGGACGCAGTGGTTTACTTTCGCGTGTCCAACGCGACCGTGTCGGTGGCCAACGTGGAAAACGCCCATCACTCGACCCGGCTGCTGGCCCAGACGACGTTGCGCAACATCCTCGGCACCAAGGACCTGCACGAGATTCTCGGCGACCGCGAGACCATTTCTGGATCCATGCAG GCGGCGTTGGATGAAGCCACTGAATCTTGGGGCATCAAAGTGGAACGTGTCGAAAt CAAGGACGTCCGATTGCCCGTCCAATTGCAACGGGCCATGGCGGCCGAAGCGGAGGCGTCGCGTGAAGCACGAGCCAAAGTCATCGCTGCTGAGGGAGAATTCAAGGCGTCCACGGCGCTCAAAGAAGCGTCCATGGTCATTGCCGAATCGCCGGCCGCTCTGCAATTGCGATACCttcag
- the LOC130700127 gene encoding band 7 protein AGAP004871-like isoform X1 has product MCQAVQPMETADADCLFAVDAISGGLNTNRSTQEQYDNTSPVPLVLALANAGRRVFEPQRVISHYNHGQDDILRFASPSNAFIKTYADDSDTGIGICGWILTILCWLLVLVTMPFSFFICFKVVQEYERAVIFRLGRLLSGGAKGPGIFFILPCIETYTKVDLRTGVFDIPPQEVLTKDSVTVSVDAVVYFRVSNATVSVANVENAHHSTRLLAQTTLRNILGTKDLHEILGDRETISGSMQAAALDEATESWGIKVERVEIKDVRLPVQLQRAMAAEAEASREARAKVIAAEGEFKASTALKEASMVIAESPAALQLRYLQTLSTISAEKNSTIIFPLPIDFLTQFMR; this is encoded by the exons ATGTGTCAGGCAGTCCAACCGATGGAGACTGCTGATGCCGATTGTCTATTCGCCGTGGATGCTATtagtggtggactgaatacgAATCGTTCGACGCAAGAACAGTATGACAACACGTCGCCCGTCCCATTGGTCTTGGCTTTGGCTAATGCCGGAAGGCGAGTGTTTGAGCCGCAACGAGTCATCAGCCATTACAATCACGGACAAGACGATATCCTGCGATTCGCATCTCCCAGCAACGCCTTTATCAAAACTTATG ctGACGATAGCGACACGGGAATCGGAATTTGCGGATGGATCTTGACCATTCTCTGCTGGCTCCTCGTCCTGGTCACCATGCCGTTCTCCTTCTTCATTTGCTTCAAA GTGGTGCAGGAGTACGAGCGCGCCGTCATATTCCGGCTGGGACGTCTCCTCTCCGGCGGAGCCAAGGGACCCG GAATCTTCTTCATTTTGCCGTGCATCGAGACTTACACCAAAGTGGACTTGCGTACCGGCGTCTTCGACATTCCGCCCCAAGAG gtCTTGACGAAGGACAGCGTGACGGTGTCGGTGGACGCAGTGGTTTACTTTCGCGTGTCCAACGCGACCGTGTCGGTGGCCAACGTGGAAAACGCCCATCACTCGACCCGGCTGCTGGCCCAGACGACGTTGCGCAACATCCTCGGCACCAAGGACCTGCACGAGATTCTCGGCGACCGCGAGACCATTTCTGGATCCATGCAGGCA GCGGCGTTGGATGAAGCCACTGAATCTTGGGGCATCAAAGTGGAACGTGTCGAAAt CAAGGACGTCCGATTGCCCGTCCAATTGCAACGGGCCATGGCGGCCGAAGCGGAGGCGTCGCGTGAAGCACGAGCCAAAGTCATCGCTGCTGAGGGAGAATTCAAGGCGTCCACGGCGCTCAAAGAAGCGTCCATGGTCATTGCCGAATCGCCGGCCGCTCTGCAATTGCGATACCttcag